One genomic segment of Terriglobia bacterium includes these proteins:
- a CDS encoding serine protease has protein sequence MRAEAAESLRSIAIRIGLLSSSTTDTEEAMNNRLLFSLATILLSCLAAASDRSVAKIDGLRLRFAAPAGIALEKTSGSAWCLSPDCSVLVTNHHVAAGLRQRTRVKGVGIARKTSATSSADVDATTLNIWSGKIKLTRVRDLAILEMRRPLAEKGMHSTPVFGGRLKPGEKIAAVSYPRGRFQVVAGEFTGEFSDGTLLFTLHEPLEMGSSGGLIRNADQQAVATVALVAEKDHRLVVGIPMWSLADFVRKAKPSLASLFPGDMYRPSVLAEGSPEPIQIDESIRMQLDITGQNPELPLSPATSLVWPVSPREVPLLPRTPEVEALRSRVEAMAGSMKNFVALQSLTMQEKKIIWEHEIQVVGGQQRFRSPNGEVTDQIPLPSHPGVVPGQEWYGLLVSLMDAKLHIRYAGRTTLGDRPVERFEFSATADENLCHPRVYAANDDRFWDGSVSCFGEVLASLSDFRLLRVTLEMPMPPASGFEHIRLTVVYGQLPMGTVPAHELLEARLGSGQLLHSEANFVNYRLFQVNSTIRWNTSAQDIR, from the coding sequence GTGCGCGCCGAAGCCGCCGAAAGCCTGCGCAGCATCGCCATCCGCATCGGACTCCTTTCCTCTAGTACCACGGATACAGAGGAAGCTATGAATAACCGGCTCCTTTTCTCCTTAGCAACTATTCTTCTCAGTTGCCTGGCAGCGGCTTCCGATCGCAGTGTTGCCAAGATCGACGGTCTGCGGCTGCGTTTCGCAGCCCCTGCCGGGATTGCACTGGAGAAGACGAGTGGTTCAGCCTGGTGTTTATCCCCTGACTGCAGCGTACTGGTAACCAATCATCATGTAGCCGCCGGCCTCAGGCAGCGAACCAGAGTCAAAGGCGTGGGCATCGCCAGAAAGACTTCTGCTACCAGCAGTGCCGACGTTGACGCTACTACGCTGAATATCTGGTCGGGCAAGATCAAGCTGACCAGGGTCAGGGACCTGGCGATACTTGAGATGCGCCGCCCGCTGGCGGAGAAAGGCATGCACAGCACGCCGGTGTTTGGAGGCCGGCTAAAGCCTGGGGAAAAGATTGCGGCAGTCAGTTATCCCCGGGGTCGATTCCAGGTGGTCGCAGGAGAATTCACGGGCGAGTTCTCCGACGGCACGCTGCTGTTTACCCTTCACGAACCACTGGAGATGGGTAGTAGCGGGGGGCTGATACGCAATGCCGACCAGCAAGCGGTTGCGACCGTCGCCTTGGTAGCAGAGAAAGACCACCGCCTGGTGGTCGGCATACCGATGTGGTCGCTCGCCGACTTTGTGCGTAAAGCGAAGCCTTCACTGGCCAGCCTGTTCCCCGGCGATATGTACCGCCCATCTGTACTGGCAGAAGGGTCTCCCGAGCCAATACAGATCGACGAGAGCATCCGCATGCAGCTTGATATAACTGGGCAGAATCCTGAATTGCCGTTATCGCCTGCCACCAGCCTTGTCTGGCCAGTGTCTCCGCGCGAGGTTCCCCTGCTTCCCCGGACGCCAGAGGTCGAAGCACTGCGCTCCAGGGTTGAGGCAATGGCCGGTTCAATGAAGAACTTCGTGGCCCTGCAATCGTTGACCATGCAGGAAAAGAAAATAATCTGGGAGCATGAGATTCAGGTCGTGGGCGGCCAGCAGCGCTTCCGTTCACCCAACGGCGAAGTCACGGATCAGATACCATTGCCGTCCCACCCTGGTGTGGTCCCGGGTCAAGAATGGTATGGCCTCCTGGTTTCGCTGATGGACGCCAAGTTGCACATCCGCTATGCGGGAAGAACAACACTGGGTGACCGGCCGGTAGAACGCTTTGAGTTTTCAGCGACCGCCGACGAGAACCTTTGCCATCCTCGGGTATACGCAGCCAACGATGACCGGTTCTGGGACGGGAGCGTCTCCTGCTTCGGAGAGGTCCTGGCGTCCCTATCCGACTTTCGTTTGCTGCGGGTTACGCTGGAGATGCCGATGCCCCCAGCCTCCGGCTTCGAGCACATACGCTTAACGGTGGTATATGGACAGCTTCCAATGGGGACGGTACCAGCACACGAGCTTCTGGAAGCCCGGCTTGGCTCGGGGCAATTGCTGCATTCGGAAGCCAACTTCGTTAACTACCGCCTGTTCCAGGTCAATTCAACAATTCGCTGGAATACAAGCGCGCAGGATATCCGATGA
- a CDS encoding trimethylamine methyltransferase family protein, translated as MPVRPKLELLDREFVGRIADEAFQLLAETGIRVETPAVIEMLRGAGAQVENGTARIPRPVAESLLASAPKEFFLYDRAGRPAVHYGGDDVHFDPGSSCLNVLDPETQRPRPAEAADMAHLVQVTEMLPQYAAQSTAVVCSDVARDIGDLYRLLVVLWYSDKPVVTGAFSAAGVQPMLDLLAADGGSRETLRKRPRAVFDVCPTPPLNWSEFGAQNLVELARAGVPAEIVSMPLAGLAAPVTLAGAVVQHAAECISGICIHQLACPGAPIVWGGAPAIVDMRTATTPMGAVETVMIDMACAQIGKHFGLPTHAYLVASDAKLVDAQAGMESAMTATLGALAGINMISGAGMLDFLACHSAEKLVVDAEAIGSVQRLLRGIEARTETLALAMFAAAGPKGEFLKLPETRRLFRSEQYLPSEVIDRNPPGADEEGKPRDTFSRARQRVAQLLANYRRSDAARERESQLRAAFEVYGRKAGMTRLPGIEG; from the coding sequence ATGCCGGTGAGACCGAAACTCGAACTGCTGGACCGGGAGTTCGTCGGCCGCATCGCAGACGAAGCGTTTCAGCTGCTGGCCGAGACCGGCATCCGCGTGGAAACGCCTGCGGTCATCGAGATGTTGCGCGGCGCCGGCGCGCAGGTCGAGAACGGGACGGCGCGGATCCCGCGGCCGGTCGCGGAGTCGTTGCTGGCTTCTGCCCCGAAGGAGTTCTTCCTCTACGATCGTGCCGGCCGTCCGGCGGTGCACTACGGCGGCGACGATGTGCACTTCGATCCCGGCTCGTCTTGTCTGAACGTGCTTGACCCGGAGACGCAGCGTCCGCGGCCGGCGGAAGCGGCCGACATGGCTCACCTGGTGCAGGTCACCGAGATGCTGCCGCAGTACGCGGCGCAATCGACCGCGGTGGTCTGCAGCGACGTTGCACGCGACATTGGAGATCTGTACCGGCTGCTGGTGGTCCTGTGGTACTCGGACAAGCCGGTGGTCACGGGTGCGTTCAGCGCCGCGGGTGTGCAGCCGATGCTGGATTTGCTGGCGGCTGACGGCGGGAGCCGCGAGACGCTGCGGAAAAGGCCGCGGGCCGTGTTCGATGTCTGCCCGACTCCGCCGCTGAACTGGTCGGAATTCGGCGCGCAAAATTTGGTGGAGTTGGCGCGGGCAGGCGTGCCGGCGGAAATCGTCTCCATGCCGCTGGCCGGTTTGGCGGCGCCGGTCACGCTGGCGGGCGCGGTGGTGCAACATGCGGCCGAATGCATCAGCGGCATCTGCATTCACCAGCTTGCCTGCCCGGGTGCGCCGATCGTCTGGGGAGGCGCGCCGGCGATTGTTGATATGCGCACCGCGACCACGCCCATGGGCGCCGTGGAAACCGTGATGATTGACATGGCGTGCGCGCAAATCGGCAAACATTTTGGTTTGCCGACGCATGCCTACCTGGTGGCCAGTGATGCCAAGCTGGTGGACGCGCAAGCGGGCATGGAGAGCGCGATGACGGCCACGCTGGGTGCGCTGGCGGGCATCAACATGATTTCCGGCGCGGGCATGCTGGATTTTCTGGCGTGTCACAGCGCGGAGAAGCTGGTGGTGGACGCCGAGGCAATTGGGTCGGTGCAACGCTTGTTGCGGGGCATCGAGGCACGCACCGAAACCTTGGCGCTGGCGATGTTCGCCGCCGCCGGGCCGAAAGGCGAATTCCTGAAGCTGCCGGAAACACGGCGGCTATTTCGCAGCGAGCAGTACCTGCCGTCGGAGGTCATCGACCGGAATCCGCCGGGCGCCGACGAGGAGGGCAAGCCGCGCGATACGTTCTCCCGCGCGCGGCAACGGGTGGCGCAACTGCTGGCGAACTACCGACGGTCCGACGCCGCCCGGGAACGGGAATCGCAGCTCCGTGCCGCGTTTGAGGTGTACGGCCGAAAAGCAGGAATGACGCGGCTGCCCGGAATCGAAGGTTGA
- a CDS encoding corrinoid protein, which produces MEELRQAIIDGLPDHAAQVARRAVEQGIEPAQALDQACVPGMDYVGQRFGCHEMYLPDVMAASEAMKAAVAVLEPEMRRRGSERKTRGTVVLGTVKGDIHEIGKSLVAIMLSAAGFQVHDLGVSVATEAFAAKIREVDADIVGVSALLTTTMTVQRNVVESLDREGLRPRVKIMVGGAPVTRRWADEIGADGYAKNASEAVTLARDFMAAKLGACR; this is translated from the coding sequence CTGGAAGAGCTGCGGCAAGCGATCATTGACGGCCTGCCGGACCATGCCGCCCAGGTGGCGCGTCGAGCCGTGGAACAAGGCATCGAGCCCGCGCAGGCGCTCGATCAGGCTTGCGTGCCCGGCATGGATTACGTCGGGCAACGATTCGGATGCCACGAAATGTACCTTCCCGACGTGATGGCGGCGAGCGAAGCGATGAAGGCGGCGGTGGCCGTGCTGGAACCGGAGATGCGGCGCCGTGGCAGCGAGCGCAAGACGCGCGGAACGGTGGTGCTGGGCACGGTGAAAGGGGATATTCACGAAATCGGGAAATCGCTGGTGGCGATCATGCTGTCGGCGGCCGGATTCCAGGTGCACGATCTCGGAGTCAGCGTTGCGACCGAAGCTTTCGCGGCCAAAATCCGCGAAGTGGATGCCGACATCGTGGGCGTTTCCGCCCTGCTGACCACCACCATGACCGTGCAAAGAAATGTGGTGGAGTCGCTCGACCGCGAAGGACTGCGGCCACGGGTGAAGATCATGGTCGGCGGGGCGCCGGTAACACGCCGATGGGCGGACGAGATCGGCGCCGACGGTTACGCCAAGAATGCCTCAGAAGCGGTGACGCTGGCGCGGGATTTCATGGCAGCCAAGCTGGGCGCATGCCGGTGA
- a CDS encoding ABC transporter permease: MSAVSHKPVFLHRLALGENARMALSTLRAHKTRSMLTVLGVVIGVTALIAVGSIVVGLDRDVRAFLEDYGTNTLFVFRWDIGFHVGRRSAEERMRKPLTLEDALAIKEECPAVKNTTVEVFQRYDRRTGPVSARYKGNEVFEIDHNGTLPSWTEVYNGHLLKGRFFNDGEDLHRVDVAVIGYDLQDGLFPGEDPIGKEIIVDGVSYRVIGVLEKRKGQFFRDESADKTIQVPYHSYRKHHPTYDEHFIGVEAFPGQKAAAEDEVRGLLRRFRKVPFDKPDNFSVSSAEAMAAQFRQIMGAIGLITVVVSSIGLLVGGVGVMNIMLMSVTERTREIGVRKAVGARRGDIIRQFLIEAVTLTGTGGAIGVLIGVGISVIINLTMPKLPSAVPPWAIVLGVGCSMSVGLFFGIYPAWKAAKLDPVEALRYE; encoded by the coding sequence ATGAGCGCCGTGAGCCACAAACCGGTCTTCCTGCACCGCCTGGCATTGGGCGAGAACGCGCGCATGGCCTTGTCCACCTTGCGCGCCCACAAAACCCGTTCCATGCTCACCGTGCTCGGCGTCGTCATCGGTGTCACCGCCCTGATCGCCGTCGGTTCCATCGTGGTCGGTCTGGACCGCGATGTGCGTGCGTTCCTCGAGGACTACGGAACCAACACGCTGTTTGTCTTCCGCTGGGACATCGGATTTCACGTCGGCCGCCGCAGCGCGGAGGAACGCATGCGCAAGCCGCTCACGCTGGAGGACGCTCTTGCCATCAAGGAGGAATGCCCGGCGGTCAAGAACACCACCGTCGAAGTCTTCCAGCGCTATGACCGCCGCACCGGCCCGGTGAGCGCGCGCTACAAGGGCAACGAGGTCTTTGAGATCGATCACAACGGCACGCTGCCGTCCTGGACCGAGGTGTACAACGGGCACCTGCTCAAGGGCCGGTTCTTCAATGACGGCGAAGACCTCCACCGCGTGGATGTCGCCGTCATCGGCTACGACCTGCAGGACGGCCTGTTTCCCGGCGAAGACCCCATCGGCAAGGAAATCATCGTCGACGGCGTTTCCTACCGCGTCATCGGCGTGCTGGAGAAACGCAAGGGACAGTTTTTCCGCGACGAGTCCGCCGACAAGACCATCCAAGTCCCGTATCACAGCTACCGCAAGCACCATCCCACGTACGACGAGCACTTCATCGGCGTCGAAGCCTTTCCCGGACAGAAGGCGGCGGCCGAAGACGAAGTGCGCGGCCTGCTGCGCCGCTTCCGCAAGGTTCCTTTCGACAAGCCCGACAACTTCAGCGTCTCTTCCGCCGAGGCCATGGCAGCACAGTTCCGCCAGATCATGGGGGCCATCGGCTTGATCACGGTGGTGGTCAGTTCCATCGGACTTCTGGTGGGCGGGGTCGGGGTCATGAATATCATGTTGATGTCGGTGACCGAGCGCACCCGCGAGATCGGCGTGCGCAAAGCCGTCGGCGCCCGCCGCGGCGACATCATCCGCCAGTTCCTGATCGAGGCCGTCACGCTCACCGGCACGGGCGGCGCGATCGGCGTTTTGATCGGAGTCGGCATCAGCGTGATCATCAATCTGACCATGCCGAAACTTCCCTCCGCCGTTCCGCCTTGGGCGATCGTGCTGGGCGTCGGCTGTTCCATGAGTGTCGGCCTGTTCTTCGGCATCTATCCGGCGTGGAAGGCGGCCAAGCTGGATCCGGTCGAAGCGCTGCGCTACGAGTGA
- a CDS encoding ABC transporter permease: MHSGIRLREPAVVALQTMRAHKLRSFLMLLGIILSVSTLILVVALIEGTNRYIADRVANMGSNVFLVHQFPIITNAADFVKAQRRNRKITWEDYEAMHDGLQLPNQVGVEVRKNGKVKSGTDSLDDVSIRGVTANIGQMDIEEPESGRYITDGDNDHRSMTAFIGRETANRLFPSLDPIGKLVSVDGREYEIVGVAKAIGTVLGQSQDNFVYIPILTYLKHNGHDRSLSVNIQCRGAEWMEQTKDETRALMRARRHLAPGSEDNFGIISSDTIMGLWKNLTAVLASSMVGIVSVFLVIGGVVIMNVMLASVTERTREIGVRKSIGARRRDILVQFMVESSVMSAVGGAIGVTVAWAGAVILRNTTSVPMAVPISAVIIALTVSTAVGLFFGIYPARKAAKLDPIEALRFET; the protein is encoded by the coding sequence ATGCACAGCGGCATTCGTCTGCGCGAGCCGGCTGTGGTCGCGCTACAAACCATGCGCGCCCATAAGCTGCGCTCCTTTCTCATGCTGCTGGGCATCATCCTGTCGGTTTCCACCCTCATCCTGGTGGTCGCGCTGATCGAGGGGACGAACCGCTACATCGCCGACCGCGTCGCCAACATGGGTTCCAACGTCTTCCTGGTCCACCAGTTTCCCATCATCACCAACGCCGCCGATTTCGTGAAGGCGCAGCGCCGCAATCGCAAGATCACCTGGGAAGACTACGAGGCGATGCATGACGGCTTGCAGCTCCCCAACCAGGTGGGAGTCGAGGTAAGGAAGAACGGCAAGGTCAAGAGCGGCACCGACAGCCTCGACGACGTTTCCATCCGCGGTGTCACCGCCAACATCGGGCAGATGGACATCGAGGAGCCGGAGAGCGGGCGCTACATCACCGATGGCGATAACGATCACCGCTCCATGACCGCCTTCATCGGCCGCGAAACCGCCAACCGGCTTTTCCCCAGCCTCGATCCCATCGGCAAGCTGGTCTCCGTGGACGGGCGCGAATACGAAATTGTCGGCGTCGCCAAGGCGATCGGCACCGTGCTCGGCCAGTCCCAGGACAATTTTGTCTATATACCCATTCTGACGTATCTCAAGCACAACGGGCACGACCGCAGCCTGTCGGTCAACATTCAATGCCGGGGCGCGGAATGGATGGAGCAGACGAAGGACGAGACGCGCGCGCTCATGCGGGCGCGCCGCCACCTCGCTCCCGGCAGCGAAGACAACTTCGGCATCATTTCCTCCGATACCATCATGGGCCTGTGGAAGAACCTGACGGCGGTGCTGGCCTCCAGCATGGTGGGGATCGTGAGCGTCTTCCTGGTGATCGGCGGCGTGGTCATCATGAATGTCATGCTGGCCAGCGTCACCGAGCGCACCCGCGAGATCGGCGTGCGCAAGTCCATTGGCGCCCGCCGCCGCGACATCCTCGTGCAGTTCATGGTGGAATCGTCGGTCATGTCCGCCGTGGGCGGCGCCATCGGGGTCACCGTGGCCTGGGCCGGCGCCGTGATCCTGCGCAACACCACCTCGGTTCCCATGGCCGTACCCATCTCCGCCGTCATCATTGCCCTCACCGTCTCCACCGCGGTGGGCCTGTTTTTTGGAATTTATCCGGCCCGCAAGGCCGCCAAGCTGGACCCGATCGAAGCGCTGAGGTTTGAAACGTGA
- a CDS encoding cobalamin-dependent protein (Presence of a B(12) (cobalamin)-binding domain implies dependence on cobalamin itself, in one of its several forms, or in some unusual lineages, dependence on a cobalamin-like analog.), whose product METHPKGSRAKVLLTSVFGPYAQDDEFGSRAINPMELYHNQVTRAQGSFSLRMFHRSWGITMIQHNISAPCTVLDFPTLEHFQREVTDEQYDIVGISAIIPNIGKAREMCRIVRQLSPNSKIIVGGHVAGIPGVEKMLDADHIVKGEGIAWMRRYLGEDPSAPIKHPPIMSAFQLRVMGLRVPESRKTTAATIIPSVGCPMGCNFCTTSAFFGGKGKSVNFYETGDELFEVMRQSADALHTRSFFVMDENFLLNRPRAMQLLARMKQENKPWALYVFSSANAIRKYTMEELVQLGVSWIWMGLESEVSGYAKLNGADTLALTRELRRHGIKTLGSTIVGMEHHTPENIRAEVEHAIAHQTDFHQFMLYTPVPGTPLFQQMTDENRMLDVDLADIHGQYKFNFRHAAISRDDSKKFLDWAFWRDFERNGPSVFRICQTMLQGWMRYKNYPDLRVRARFEWEVKQLKSAYNASLWAMEKRLKHANQQVSQQIRTLRKQVEKEFGLAARSTRAFLGPVLLWASKREDKRLARGQTYEPPTIVERTNWVEA is encoded by the coding sequence GTGGAAACCCACCCCAAGGGCTCTCGGGCCAAAGTGTTGCTTACCTCCGTATTCGGGCCCTACGCCCAGGACGACGAGTTCGGCAGCCGCGCCATCAACCCCATGGAGCTCTACCACAACCAGGTGACGCGCGCCCAGGGCAGTTTCTCTCTGCGCATGTTCCATCGCTCCTGGGGCATCACCATGATCCAGCACAATATCTCCGCGCCGTGCACCGTGCTGGACTTCCCGACGCTCGAGCATTTCCAGCGCGAGGTAACGGACGAGCAATACGACATCGTGGGGATCTCGGCCATCATCCCGAACATCGGCAAGGCCCGCGAGATGTGCCGGATCGTCCGCCAGCTCTCGCCGAATTCGAAGATCATTGTCGGCGGCCACGTGGCGGGAATTCCGGGCGTGGAGAAGATGCTCGACGCCGACCACATCGTGAAGGGCGAGGGCATCGCGTGGATGCGCCGCTATCTCGGCGAGGATCCCAGCGCGCCCATAAAGCATCCGCCGATCATGTCGGCCTTTCAACTGCGCGTCATGGGCTTGCGCGTGCCGGAATCCAGGAAAACCACTGCCGCCACCATCATTCCCTCGGTCGGTTGTCCCATGGGCTGCAACTTCTGCACCACTTCGGCGTTCTTCGGCGGCAAGGGCAAGTCGGTCAATTTCTATGAAACCGGCGACGAGCTGTTCGAGGTGATGCGGCAGTCCGCGGACGCCTTGCACACCCGTTCGTTCTTCGTCATGGACGAAAATTTCCTGCTCAACCGCCCCCGCGCCATGCAACTGCTGGCTCGCATGAAGCAGGAGAACAAGCCCTGGGCGCTCTACGTGTTCTCCTCCGCCAACGCGATCCGCAAATACACCATGGAGGAGCTGGTGCAACTGGGCGTCTCCTGGATTTGGATGGGTCTGGAATCGGAAGTGTCGGGCTACGCCAAACTCAACGGCGCCGACACCCTGGCCTTGACCCGCGAGCTGCGCCGGCACGGCATCAAGACGCTGGGCTCGACCATTGTCGGCATGGAGCACCACACCCCGGAGAACATCCGCGCCGAGGTCGAGCACGCCATCGCCCACCAGACCGATTTCCACCAGTTCATGCTCTACACCCCCGTCCCGGGCACGCCGCTGTTCCAGCAGATGACCGACGAAAACCGCATGCTCGACGTCGACCTCGCCGACATCCACGGGCAGTACAAGTTCAACTTCCGGCACGCCGCCATCTCGCGCGACGATTCCAAGAAGTTTCTCGACTGGGCCTTCTGGCGCGATTTCGAGCGCAATGGCCCCAGCGTGTTCCGCATCTGCCAGACCATGCTGCAGGGCTGGATGCGCTACAAGAACTACCCCGACCTGCGCGTCCGCGCCCGCTTCGAGTGGGAAGTGAAGCAGTTGAAGAGCGCTTACAACGCCTCGCTGTGGGCGATGGAAAAGCGGCTGAAACACGCCAATCAGCAGGTCAGCCAGCAGATCCGCACGCTGCGCAAGCAAGTGGAGAAGGAATTCGGCCTCGCCGCCCGCAGCACCCGCGCCTTCCTCGGCCCGGTGCTGTTGTGGGCTTCCAAGCGCGAAGACAAGCGCCTGGCCAGGGGCCAGACCTACGAGCCGCCGACGATTGTGGAGAGAACGAACTGGGTGGAAGCGTGA
- a CDS encoding D-alanine--D-alanine ligase: protein MAKKIRVGVLFGGRSGEHEVSLLSAASVVEAIDKSKYEVVPIGITKDGRWLTSDHAERLLRGEHKEERHLRAGDPDFTPGAAVLAKGESVMVPPVPGHDLEPFEMDLPHRRASDRAINVDVIFPVLHGTFGEDGTIQGLLELADIPYVGAGVLGSAAGMDKDVMKRLFRQAGLEMVKHVTVLRSQWEGDPKKVRREIEKPLKYPVFVKPANLGSSVGISKVHDRGELAAAMDEAAKFDRKIVVEQGVGGKSGRAREIECSVLGNDQPQASVAGEVVPAAEFYDYNAKYIDEGSKLIIPAKLTRAQQKKVQEMAVKAFLAVDCSGLARVDFLMDPKTDRIFVNEINTMPGFTSISMYPKLWAASGISYPDLIDRLIQLGLERFEEKKRNKYTKD, encoded by the coding sequence ATGGCAAAAAAGATTCGCGTAGGGGTTCTGTTCGGCGGGCGCAGCGGCGAGCACGAGGTGTCGCTGCTGTCGGCGGCCTCGGTCGTGGAAGCCATCGACAAGAGCAAGTACGAGGTCGTGCCCATCGGCATCACCAAAGACGGCCGCTGGCTCACTTCCGATCACGCCGAGCGCCTGCTGCGCGGCGAGCACAAAGAGGAGCGGCATTTACGCGCCGGTGACCCCGACTTCACCCCCGGAGCCGCCGTGCTGGCCAAAGGCGAGTCGGTGATGGTGCCGCCGGTGCCGGGACACGATCTGGAGCCGTTCGAGATGGACCTTCCCCACCGCCGCGCCAGCGACCGCGCCATCAACGTGGACGTCATTTTTCCCGTGCTGCACGGCACCTTCGGCGAGGACGGAACCATCCAGGGGCTGCTGGAACTCGCCGACATTCCCTATGTCGGCGCGGGCGTGCTCGGCTCCGCCGCCGGCATGGACAAGGACGTCATGAAGCGCCTCTTCCGCCAGGCGGGTTTGGAGATGGTGAAGCACGTCACCGTGCTGCGCTCGCAATGGGAGGGCGATCCCAAGAAGGTGCGGCGCGAGATCGAGAAGCCGCTGAAATACCCGGTGTTCGTGAAGCCCGCCAATCTTGGCAGCTCGGTGGGAATCTCCAAGGTGCACGACCGCGGCGAACTGGCTGCGGCCATGGACGAAGCGGCCAAGTTCGATCGCAAGATCGTCGTCGAGCAGGGCGTGGGCGGAAAATCCGGACGCGCCCGGGAAATCGAGTGTTCAGTGCTGGGCAACGACCAGCCGCAGGCCTCGGTCGCCGGCGAGGTGGTTCCGGCGGCCGAATTCTACGATTACAACGCCAAGTACATCGACGAAGGCTCCAAGCTCATCATCCCGGCCAAGCTCACGCGAGCGCAGCAGAAAAAAGTGCAGGAGATGGCGGTGAAGGCGTTCCTCGCCGTGGATTGCTCCGGCCTGGCGCGCGTGGATTTCCTCATGGACCCGAAGACGGACCGCATCTTCGTCAACGAGATCAACACCATGCCCGGCTTCACCTCGATCAGCATGTACCCCAAGCTGTGGGCCGCGTCGGGTATATCGTATCCCGACCTGATTGACCGCCTGATTCAGCTTGGCCTCGAGCGCTTCGAGGAGAAGAAGAGGAACAAGTACACCAAGGATTGA
- a CDS encoding PP2C family protein-serine/threonine phosphatase has product MSSTATPPRTPPVPPPPRFQQRARDFWASVSEGLELNQLWSQFVHEARTSYGLYSRELKRDNVEGMRRGQRFWALTKQLCWAVLMKLSPARRVILLVAVVLLLTPVFVVQVNDKGVNVFGGGPAFWGGLLLLLLLVLEIADRVTMKRDLEIAREIQRWLVPATPPQIAGLEVAFWSRPANTVAGDYYDVVPMQFDGDGPNVLLVVADVAGKSLPAALLMATFQASLRTLATTARSLLDLVRGVNRYSCAHSLDGRRFTTAFLARLNPATGELIYTNAGHNAPLLWRASGTLERLDVGGIPLGIQSEYAYECGSSILRHGDMLVIFTDGVVEAVNERGEEYDESRLIPLVERCSAKGAQGLVDSLTFELKLFGGQASQHDDITCMAVRMV; this is encoded by the coding sequence ATGTCCTCCACCGCCACGCCTCCGCGCACGCCTCCCGTCCCGCCGCCGCCGCGCTTCCAGCAGCGCGCCAGGGATTTCTGGGCGAGCGTGAGCGAAGGCCTGGAGCTCAACCAGCTCTGGTCGCAGTTCGTACACGAGGCGCGCACCAGCTACGGGCTCTACTCGCGCGAGCTCAAACGCGACAACGTGGAAGGCATGCGGCGCGGCCAGCGGTTCTGGGCGCTGACCAAGCAACTCTGCTGGGCGGTGCTGATGAAGCTGTCGCCGGCGCGGCGGGTAATCCTGCTGGTGGCGGTCGTGTTGCTGTTGACTCCTGTGTTCGTGGTCCAGGTCAACGACAAGGGAGTGAACGTATTCGGGGGCGGCCCGGCATTCTGGGGCGGCTTGCTGCTGCTTCTGCTGCTGGTGCTGGAAATCGCCGACCGCGTCACCATGAAGCGCGACCTGGAGATCGCGCGCGAAATCCAGCGCTGGCTGGTCCCCGCAACCCCGCCGCAGATCGCGGGCCTGGAGGTGGCGTTCTGGTCGCGTCCAGCCAACACCGTCGCCGGCGATTACTACGACGTTGTCCCGATGCAATTTGATGGCGACGGCCCGAACGTGCTGCTGGTGGTGGCCGATGTGGCCGGCAAGAGCCTGCCTGCGGCGCTGCTGATGGCGACCTTCCAGGCCAGCCTGCGCACCCTGGCGACCACCGCGCGCTCGCTGCTCGACCTGGTGCGCGGCGTGAACCGCTACTCGTGCGCGCACAGCCTCGACGGCCGGCGCTTCACCACCGCCTTCCTGGCGCGCCTGAATCCCGCGACCGGCGAGCTGATCTACACCAACGCCGGCCACAATGCGCCGCTGCTTTGGCGCGCCTCAGGAACGCTGGAGCGCCTCGACGTGGGAGGCATTCCCCTCGGCATTCAGAGTGAATACGCCTACGAATGCGGCAGCAGCATCCTGCGCCACGGTGACATGCTGGTGATTTTTACCGACGGCGTGGTGGAAGCGGTCAACGAGCGCGGCGAAGAATACGATGAAAGCCGTCTCATCCCGCTGGTCGAGCGCTGCTCCGCCAAGGGGGCGCAGGGGTTGGTGGATAGCTTGACGTTCGAGCTGAAACTTTTCGGCGGCCAGGCCAGCCAGCACGACGACATCACCTGCATGGCGGTGAGGATGGTTTAA